CCGCTGTTTTGCATTTTCAAAAAGTGGAAATCGGGCACGGTAAAGTCCTTGTGCCCCTGACTGAGTTGGCTCTTAACGATGCTTACACGAACATAATCCTGCTGAAAAACGCGCGTATAAGCGGCATACATTAAAGTGTATGACCAGATGAATACCGCGGCCATCAGGCCCGTAATGGCATAAAACCCATTCATGACACTTGGGCTGGCTACCGTGACGACTTCCCGTGCGAGGAACGAGAGGGCAAGCAGGAAGAATAAAAATGTCGACAGCATGACCCGGTCAGGATAAGACGGGGAAGCCACCATGATAAAAGAGGTGCCCAGCCCCACCAGCAGCATTAGCCCGACCATGCAGGGATTGGCACTTTTAATGCGATGTCCCTGCCGCTTCGCCGCGAACAAAAGCACTGCCAGTAAAACCAGCACCACATAAGAAATCCATACCAGCGCCAGGTGGTTAAAGAAGCGTTCACTCAGGTGAATGGTGATTCTTTCAACGATCGATTTATCGTACCAGACGGTATGGGCGCCCTGAGCACGAATAAAATTGCCCGGGGAAAAAATCAAAATGCTGGCGCCCACCAGCGCGGACAAAAAGTACGCGATCTTATTCGCAATGATGCGTTTCTCTTGCCAGTAATCGTACACGATAGTCAGCAGTGCGAGACCAACGACAAATGGCGCGACGCTTTCATTGGAACAGCCCGCCAGCAGTCCGAGCAACAGCATACCCATGTGCGTACGCTCTTCGCGCTGGAGCTGTATGCGGTACAGATTCCAGATCCATGCGGCGACGAACAGATTCGTCCACAGGTAGTTTGCGCTGCCAACGATCCAGAAAACCGTTTGTCCAATATTCGGGTTGGCGACCCAAAAGGTCAGAAAAATAAGGGTAAAAATCAGCGCATCATGTTTTTTCCATTTCAGCGTGCCCGTCGGGGTTTTCACAATGAAATAGCAGAACGCGACGACGACAAGACCCGTCATGGTTGAGACAAACCAACGAGACTCGGTGGCGAGCAACAGCGCGCTGACATAGTCAGCGACTACGCGCCCGCTCCAGGTCAGGTAGTGATTCAGGTGCGCGTCAAATGAGACGCCAAGCAGGGCATAGCGGTAATCGTCGGAGTGAATAGGGGTGAACCACTCCAGGACAAATACGGCAAAAAAGGCAATTAAAAGAATGCTTTTATCAACATGCTTTAACATCAGTTATCCTTGTCTGAATCGAGATCCATTGTTTTACGCTTTTTCAGGATGTATCGGGGCCGCTTCTTGGTTTCTACATAGATTCGCCCGATATACTCACCCAGTACGCCAATGCCAATAAGCTGAACGCCTCCCAGGAACAGGATTGACACAATCAGGGAGGAATAGCCACGCACAGGATTTCCCCACAGAAGCGTATCTATTACCATTCCCGCGCCGTAGGTAAAAGAAAGCAGGGCAACCGCGAGACCAATGTAGGTCCAGATCCGCAGCGGGAAGGTGGAAAAAGAGGTGATCCCTTCCAGTGCAAGGTTCCACAGCTTCCAGCCGTTAAATTTGCTCTTCCCTGCACAACGAGTGGCGCGCGCGTAGAGAACGATCTCCGTTTTACCGCCAACCCAGGACAAAATCCCTTTCATAAACAGATTTCGTTCTGGCATTTGCTTAATGTTGTCCACCACTTCACGACTCATCAGCCGGAAATCGCCGACGTTTTCTTCAATATGCGGCGTACTGATTTTATTGTGCAGTTTATAGAACCACTCGGCGGTTTTACGCTTCAGGCGACTATCGACAGAGCGATCGGAGCGTTTAGCCAGCACAATGTCCGCTCCTTCCTGCCATTTTTTGATCAGGTGAGGGAGAACTTCGACGGGATCCTGGAGATCGACATCCATCGGAATAACGGCGTCGCCACTGGCATTATCGAGTCCGGCAAGCAGCGCCGGCTCTTTGCCAAAATTTCGCGTAAACGAGAGCGCGACGACAAGGGGGTCGGCAACGGCGAGAGCGTTAATGATGGATTCTGTCGCATCGGTACTGCCATCATTGATGAACACAATTTCGATATCATGCTCTTTCAGCGCGTCGTATTCGCGCACCGTCTTGTAAAAGAGACCAATGGTTTCTTCTTCG
The DNA window shown above is from Citrobacter farmeri and carries:
- a CDS encoding DUF6056 family protein; this translates as MLKHVDKSILLIAFFAVFVLEWFTPIHSDDYRYALLGVSFDAHLNHYLTWSGRVVADYVSALLLATESRWFVSTMTGLVVVAFCYFIVKTPTGTLKWKKHDALIFTLIFLTFWVANPNIGQTVFWIVGSANYLWTNLFVAAWIWNLYRIQLQREERTHMGMLLLGLLAGCSNESVAPFVVGLALLTIVYDYWQEKRIIANKIAYFLSALVGASILIFSPGNFIRAQGAHTVWYDKSIVERITIHLSERFFNHLALVWISYVVLVLLAVLLFAAKRQGHRIKSANPCMVGLMLLVGLGTSFIMVASPSYPDRVMLSTFLFFLLALSFLAREVVTVASPSVMNGFYAITGLMAAVFIWSYTLMYAAYTRVFQQDYVRVSIVKSQLSQGHKDFTVPDFHFLKMQNSGGHFGFFHDPQVYGRYFGAENVAKEKVNFDYSVLANGKQQALGGDSTAWFNNRGDLMLVSKRPLTGIVQVKTASSDASISLARFTAAKINDEYWYFSAIPKEDVTHLALLP
- a CDS encoding glycosyltransferase family 2 protein is translated as MKVSLVVPVFNEEETIGLFYKTVREYDALKEHDIEIVFINDGSTDATESIINALAVADPLVVALSFTRNFGKEPALLAGLDNASGDAVIPMDVDLQDPVEVLPHLIKKWQEGADIVLAKRSDRSVDSRLKRKTAEWFYKLHNKISTPHIEENVGDFRLMSREVVDNIKQMPERNLFMKGILSWVGGKTEIVLYARATRCAGKSKFNGWKLWNLALEGITSFSTFPLRIWTYIGLAVALLSFTYGAGMVIDTLLWGNPVRGYSSLIVSILFLGGVQLIGIGVLGEYIGRIYVETKKRPRYILKKRKTMDLDSDKDN